Genomic window (Magnolia sinica isolate HGM2019 chromosome 10, MsV1, whole genome shotgun sequence):
tgcgaaaaacccctggatcgatggtcgtttccccgttttaatttcatttttactataaatagtaagttttagtttgattataactcttcatccgtcgggctttaggagttgcgcccaacgtgaaaagagcttagaataattaggagaacagtttggtgaagccaaataggacacttactatttttggttgaaaaccttgcgcactagtagacattacgaccgtctacaaatagtaagtttactatttctaGTAAGTCgctgattctaagagtttgagttgtagtttgattctaatttctttcccattgcttggtacccctatttaaagggttgtgaactcgtttttattcatcaattaatcaatttcgaatttattagaatttatttctatttttcgctttctttcctcgtggattcgagaagtctctgtgaggagtccagagaagctccgtggattcggagtagttatcctcattacgttcatccttgcgtcaagtTTGCATGGTTTTGcacaaattatttctatttccacTTTTTCTTAAATAAGAGTACAAGTGGGATTAGGGTAAGAACGAAAACATGTGTTCGGGTTGAGAGGGTTTTGAATAGAAGAAAAGTTAGGGTTTCTTCTTGGAGCTTTGATCGGTAAAGCTCCATCCTTGTATTTTTATTATTCATAGTGCATTCTCGCTTGGTGCTTGATTTTTTTATAGTTCATTCTCGCTTTGTACCTTGGTTTTTTTCTGCAAGATTTTCCGTACATTCAGATTGTTCTTTGTTGGATTTATTTGTCTGATTGcgattactttgcttgattccgCTACGTGTGCTTCATGACACCTCACAGAAGTAACATGGACGAGTTGGGTAAGCTGAGGGCAGTGCCTTGTTGCTGAAGGCCTCGTCGCACCCGGGAATTTTAGTCCACATCATCTATGAGATCCGTGGACGCAATAAGACGTTGGAGGAGATCAAGTGGGATGAGGAATACAAGCACAGTATCTCAAGACCCTTAAATAAAGGGACCCCAGAAGCCCGGGCGAAGGTTTACTCGATTCGATGCAGCGTAGACTCGAACAGAGAGTTACATATGACTACTCTGTAAGATCTTTTGGCCACATTGTCTGTCTCTCAATATCACCATTTTCCATTGAAGGACTCTTGCTGTGATGCTGTTTTAGCCAATTTGAGTTTTAGATGGCTTCCAATAAGAAGAAGATGTTAGGCTTATATATTGAGTGAATTTGTTCAGGTGGGCACCACAATCCACTGATCCAGATTGTTGATCTCGTGATCAAGTCCCCAAAATCTGTTTGATGGGTCATTGCTGGCCCTTTCAATCGTGGCCTGCAAAATGGGCAGTTAATAAAAGAATTCAAAGGTCCACATTCTGTCTGTAGAAAGATGGCCAAAGATAGGACaagcaacggtctggattactgaaccatttgTGCGAATAGGGATTGTTGATTGCAGCATATCTATAATAATTTTCCAGTGTGGTTCACAATACAGGAATAATAGTCAGTATATTGCTTTTCGGCAATACAATTGAGTGGTGATCCATCTAAAACAGCACCTAAaatatggatggttcagatgattCAACCACCTCTTCATGTGGGTGCTGGTACAATGACTCGCCTATCGATGAGATGGTCCAGATTGGACCATCAACCTATTGGGTCCTACTTAAATTCCTCATGGTTTAAGGACTGCTTTTGTTCTGATTGAACCGAAGCATTCAACCAGGACCCTGCAAATGGATGaccaaaaataatacagatccaaTCACCACATTCTAGCTCCAAGAGATCCATTTATCCGGTGGCTAGGATCTTGTAGGTGGAGCTACTTTCGAGCGTAGCAAAACCTCATGTAGGATCCACTAGGTGGAAAATCCAAACTGATGATCAGGCCATTCGATtgaaagaaaatagtttccttgTGCTGATTTGCAGCAGAAAATGACTAGTGCAAGCCGTTGTGCTTAAAATGACATCCTTTAGTTAATTCAATGAATATAACCTTTCTTTCCTTCATCTCATATAAATATGAAAATGATAATTAAAAAATGAGTATTATCGGTTACAaatgaatagaaaataaaaaataaaaaaatgaatgaatgaattgaaTTTGTAGATTTGTATATTGGTTCTCTCTCTAATTCTGTTGGGTGTTGTTGCATTCGGAAGGGAAGCCTTGTGGAAACCGTTTTGAATCGCTGCAATAGTCATAAATCATGTAATTCTTCTGCacccatctcaacctctcttCGCCCGTCGAATCCAGCTCTTGGTTGAGCCATCCGTTTTCGGTGGACTGAGCCTTTGAATCGCACGAAGATGTGCCTGATGACCAGACACATGCATTGGCATTGAAATTTCTATAGGAAGCAGTGAAGGGCGCTTGTGACCAATCGGTCTTGACGAGCCCACCACGGGTGGCCCAGTCATCGGCATTCCAGAGGCTCGAGTAGATCCTCATCGGTTGGTTCTTTGGGTATGCGATACCGTTCGACTCCATGTTCTTGAATTTTCTAATGGGGGTGCCATCCACGGAGAATCTGAAAGGTGTGCCACaaagaaaaaatataagaaaactTGCAATTGATCTAAAGGCAATCCAGTCCTAAACATTTATAGAAAAAGTTTTCTATGGGTGAATGTTACACACTACACACAGCGAAAAATCATTATCGTGGATCAGATTTACAATGAATTTTTTATGTTTGTAACATTCAGCCACATCACTTCAACCATAGGATTAAACAGACAGAACAGATTAAGAAAATACGACGGCTTACATTATGTGTCTGGGATTCCAGAGGATGGAGTATGTATGGAAGTCGGCAGTGGGGTCGAACCATAGGTAGAACTGTTGCTCTCTGTTTCCCTTCCCTTGTGTGAACACATTGGTGTGGAGAATGTAAGGATCTCCGCTAAGGTTGCCCAAGAATTCAAAGTCGATCTCATCCCATGTTGGTCCTTGTGACGTTAACTGCAATGCAATCACTTCAATTAATATGGGCTTACAGCAATCGCAATCAATGTATTGGAGAATTTTACATACCTCTGTAGTGTAATAAGGTTATGTTTGGATGCTCAACTGAATCAATTGCAATAATCCTATTCGCTATAGTGGAAATGACCAGTGGAAtatggttatttccactttataGAATCAAATTGTATTTCAATTCAATTGTCCATTCAAACCAACCGAAAAGTGCAGTGGCGTTGAAACTTACATAGTATGCAGTAACGGTGCCAGCAGAGTTGCCAGGGACGAGCTTCAGCTGCATATCGATGTTTCCGAAGAGATATTCGTTCTTGGATTTGAATCCGGAGCCGGAGGCCTTGTCGAGGGAGAGAGTGAGTAATTCGCCATTGTTTAGGATTCTGACACGGCCGTCGCCAAATGTGGAATCGAAGTCTTGGTAGAAATTAGCAGCATAAGCAGGTATTAGAGAGGAAGCTAATAGTAATAACGGCAACATTAAAAGAACAttagtagaagaagaagaggccaTGTGTAGTATACGATGGGAGAAGATGGAACAACTATAGTGAAAAGAGATTGTGGAAGAATGAGTGGTGGGGTTGCTGTGGAAGTGGAATGGATGCGGGCATTTTTATAGGTGTGGGTGGGGAGGAGAGGCATGAAATGCATTGGAAGGTTCCCTTTCGCTCTATGAGTTGGCGACAGATGGAGAAAAAACGTACGCGGGTTCtcatcttgtggggcccacacccAGCTGTTTCTTGATGGTGCTCCGTGAGTTGGCTGGGCGCGGTTTGGGTGTCGGTGGAtctctaactgtggggcccactttgatctatgtgacttgcatccacaccgtccatccattttgacaactcacTTTAGTTTTGATCCagaaaatgaagcacatccaagtcttaagtggaccataccaaaaaaaatagtcatgattgaatcctcaccattgaaaacttcatggggccaccaaaatgtttatcttccatcaaacctgttgataaggcaacaaagacctggatgaagataccagacaaatatcagcttgatccaaaacttttatggcccataacTTTTTAttggtcgattaccactgttcCTGTAttatgatccacctaagatttgaatctgcttcattttccagtccatgccctaaaatgagttttcaaagcggatggacggcgtggatataaggaaaatgcatcacggtggatccgTAGTGGGAGAGCGTACGCCCGCTCCCTGTTAACAGCTTGCACTTGCCGTGGCGGACGCGGTTTGGTTAGCGGCGCTGCCAGGAGACAGGTGGCCACTAGTCAGtgttctgtgggacccaacatgatgtaggtgttttatccacgccgtccatacatttttcaagatcattttaggacgaatgtcaaaaaatgaggcatatctaaatatcaagtggaccacaacacacgaaaataataataattaaacgcCTACTAttagaaactttttggggcccacaaaagttttggaccaagctgatatatgtttttttttattaatctatgtctttatgacctaatcaacaggttggttaccaaataaacattaaagcggaccagaagtttttaatggtgggcgttcaatcaacaatgatatatgtgatgtggtccacctgagatttagatctgcctcatattttggaATCATGCCTGAAATTATCTGAAAACATGGATGGATGgcacggatgaaacacaaacGTCATCGTGGAGCCCACGGTGCACCGACTGCAGCATCGGTAGCTAAACCGCGTCCTGTTTAGACCGTCTATATCTGGACAGGTGCTTCCGATGGCGACGGTCTATCTGAACAGTTAAATAAATGTAAAAGTCTGATATAGTCTGACAGAGTATGATGGTTGCGCAGGCATTAAAAATTAGTTAGGAACTGCATACGTGGCATAGAATtatcaaattaaaccgtccaaattacgtAGAAAGTGTAGATGTATTATGTACCAAAAATTTAATACTATTGGATGATCTGGCTATCGGATTGGTTGACATCTATTGGACAGTTAAGATTGAAAAACACCCAACCGTCCCATTTGCACAAGCATTTGTCcaggaatcaaaggttaggattgctcaatatTTATGTTCTTACTATCGAGAGTTAGTAACTATTGTCTGCACAATCTAGTCTGTTTATTTGATTAATATACGGTACGTGTACAAGTTCTGAGTTCCTGCGCATCAAGTGTCACACGCAGCCGGAGCATCATATACCTCCTCTTAAATGAAAGAATGAAGTTTGCAACTGGCGGTGCTGTAATTATTATGTTGAGCTCATTCACGCAAGTAAAGATTGAAGAGAGTATTCGCGATGTACGTGCCAACTTTGCACACGTAttagaaatccaatccatttatcatGTGAATCACAAGAATCTATTGCCTTTTTACATTTCAATCTACTCCAAGAAGCATCAGGTGTGGCCAACATATGTGCTGAATCCAGTCCATTGGTCATATTCATTCAAAGCTTCGATTTTAATAACacaaatgtggcccatctgatcaacGGAAAGAGAATTTCCATTTCTAGATCAGCGTTAATATTGGGCAATGTATTGCATATATTAGCCAGGTTGGCATGAGCTACGTAAATCATTTCCTCAGTCACCACTCGAGAATCGCCCCAACTTATCTGAGTGGCGGTAGTTTGGGTACACCACATCcgtcgggagcggattagctgttacccggcggaaacggattggctggtgtaccacacacaccagctatacagttgatgtaggtacgtgtcgtgcgaagacgagctctactccgagttatacgaacggtttaaaggagatcaaagttgcatggcccaacagtgatgtatttatattgtccattcatttttcgagattattttagagaattattcaaaaaaatgaatcatatccaaagatcaactggaccacgccacaaataccagtagggataatgattttcaccgttaaaaaattcagagGGCctatcataacgtttattttccatccaatctgttcataagctcacaaagacctggatgaagaggaatttttttttttgtttttttcatatTGTTCCAAAACTTACATGACctcaaaaggattttaatggtagacgttcaattccccactgcttttttcaatgtggtccacttgatagttatatatgtgttatttttagtctcaagactTAGaaagagcttgccaaatggatggacggtttggatataacacatacctcatgataagacccacagaacttgctgtaaaccagccaatccgcttcctttcccGGCTAACCGATAAGCGGGTGTTAcacttaccgtgtggggcccactttgacgaACTATTTTCAAgtacacaccgtccatacgttttctAAGATCATTCAAGAACGTTCTACCAAAACTTAAGAAGATTCAAATATCGTGTAGACTACAACATTTGAAAAATGGTGAATAACCATTACAAGATTTTTgtaggccaccaaagttttggaccgAGTTAATagttttattttcccttcatctaaggatggttgaccttatcaatgggttggatgaaaataaacgaTATGGATCTTCTTACTGTGGGCCTTGAGAAATTTTTTATGGTAAGcgctcaatcatcactgtttcttgtaaggTGATCAACATAAGATATGGATGTGCTTAATATTTACTAGAGTGTTCTAAAATGGGTaggaaaaacgaatgaacggagtggatataagacatatcatcaaggtgggccctactgaaaGGGTAACACCCGCTAAGCTGTTACTCGGGTAGCAGCTAATCCGTGCCCCCATCCAAAGGATGGGGCCGTTGAATTTCGTaatcctctgtgggccccacacaagcaaGAAGCCGCGTACGCTTTTTCTCCATCTGTAGCCAGCTCATATAGAAAGGGAACCTTCCAATGCCTTTCATGCCTCTGGGCTATACCCAACCACACCTATAAAAATGCCCTCATCCATTTCACTTTCACATCAAACCCACCACTCATTCTTCCACAATCTCTTTCCACTATAGTTGTTCCATCTCCTCCCATCATATACTAGACATggcctcctcttcttctactACTAATATTCTTATAATGTTGCCGTTATTACTATTAGCTTCCTCTCTAATACCTGCTTATGCCGCTAATTTCTACCAAGACTTCGATACTACATTTGGCGACGGCCGTGTCAGAATCCTAAACAATGGTGAATTACTGACGCTCTCCCTCGACAAGGCGTCTGGCTCCGGATTCAAATCCAAGAACGAATATCTGTTCGGAAATATCGATATGCAGCTAAAGCTCGTCCCTGGCAACTCTGCTGGCACCGTTACAGCATACTATGTAAGTTTCAATGCCACAGTGCAATTTTCGGTTGGTTTGGATGGACAATTCAATTGAAATACAAATTGATTCtataaagtggaaataaccataTTCTATTATGGTCATTTCTACTGTAGCGAATAGGATTATTGCAATTGATTCAGCTGAACATCCAAACATAACCTTATTACACTACACAGGCATGTAAGATTGTCTACTACATTGATTGCAATTGCTGTAAGCCCATATTCATTGAAGTGATTGCATTGCAGCTAACATCACAAGGACCAACATGGGATGAGATTGACTTTGAATTCCTGGGCAACCTTAGCGGAGACCCTTACATTCTCCACACCAATGTGTTCACAAAGGGGAAAGGAAACAGAGAGCAACAGTTCTACCTATGGTTCGACCCAACTGCCGACTTCCACACATATTCCATCCTCTGGAATCCTCAGCACATCATGTAAGCCATCTTATTTTCTTAATCCATACACCCATTACAGATGAAACGCCCATTTCCCATTCACCTATAGCAAACATTTACTATAGGTGTTTTACACTGAATCAATCCATTATTCAATGGTGTGTGTATTCTCCTAACATGGGTTTGGTGGCCTTACTTTTCAGATTCTCTGTAGATGGCACCCCCATCAGAAAATTCAAGAACATGGAGGCAAACGGTGTCGCATACCCAAAGAACCAACCGATGAGGATCTACTCGAGCCTCTGGAACGCCGATGACTGGGCCACCCGTGGTGGGCTTGTCAAGACGGATTGGTCACAAGCACCCTTCACTGCTTCCTATAGAAATTTCAATGCAAATGCATGTGTGTGGTCATCGGGCACATCTTCATGCGATTCAAAGGCTCAGTCCACCGACAACGGATGGCTCACCCAAGAGCTGGATTCGACAGGCGaagagaggttgagatgggtGCAGAAGAATTACATGATTTATGACTATTGCAGCGATTCAAAGCGGTTTCCACAAGGCTTCCCTCCCGAATGCAACAACACCCAACAGAATTAGAGAGAGAACCAATATACGAATCTACAAATTCAATTCATttattcatgtatttttttttaattcacttGTTATTGGTAAATACTATTTTTTCATTGTTTACAACCAACGAAGGATTATCTTCTCTAAATAACAAACGGTTTCATTTTAAATTCAACATTTTCATGCTGCAATTCAGTAGAGGAAGTCATTTTCTCTCATCGATTGGGACTGTCTGTCTAGCCGGCCACACCATAAATGGATATTTTAGAGCTTGAATGTGTTGATTGGCcagttttattttttgttgtctaTTTGTGGCTTCTgatcgaatggttaggatcaatCATAACAAAATCAGGAATTGGACCTGTGGGGAATTTGACTCGGGCCCCACTAGGTGGATGGTccaatctgatcaatgaatggtcgGCTGGATGAGTCATTCTAATAAGGCCTACATGCAGAGACTGCtgcatgatcttaaccatccatgttTTGGGTGCAGTTTCACATGGATCATAGTTAGGTATTAGTATACTGGCTATTGATTTATGAAGTTGAAtgtgattttttctttcaatggcTTTCATCCATCTTTAACTGTCAATGGTCAGAGCTATCTGTGGCCGAGTATCATAGATCCACGAAGATGGACTGTGCAGATCATCTAAAAGAACTCACCAACCGATCAAGTGTTTATATATAGCTGCGAGCTGCAAGAACTTCCATTggagaagaaaagaataaaaagactgTAATATGAAACGGAACAAAATATTACGATTCTAAAAATCCTTATGATTTGTACAGGGTTTACAGCAATTAAAGGGATTCAAACAATCACTTCAATGTCTCTACTCGTAGACCCTTAACAACTAAAGGATTGCAAATTGATATTTTCCAAATAGATATTCCCTCCCATGGCTCTGATACTATAAAGGGATTGTAATATTAGAAGTCGAATGAATTGGATCACACAGATCCGTTTGTATTTGTAAACTACATGTTACAATAACTTTAGTGTAATTTGAATATGAGAAAGGGTTGTTAACAACCGGTTATTGGATTGAAAGGCAGAGCCTGAGTAACAGTCCAGGGATATCTTTAATAGTTTGCTGTTGTTTTATGATTTTTCCATGGCTGTCACCCCATGTGATATTAAATTCTTTGTGGAAATTATCAGCATGAGCAGATATTAGAGAGCTTGGTAATAGCAAAGCTACCTACATGTCCCACCATTAGGAGAGAATAAGAACTAACCATTATGACATACGAAAGGACGTGATGAGcttgatcaccatcttcttcaatCAATGAACACATTGAATATATAAGGCACttttgaatccacgagaaaaaaattCTTGAATTCGCGATAGATAAATTTTTTCTAGAAATTGTATTAATAACTTCTCCTAAATAAACAAGTTTAACATCCTTAA
Coding sequences:
- the LOC131217228 gene encoding probable xyloglucan endotransglucosylase/hydrolase protein 23 — encoded protein: MASSSSTTNILIMLPLLLLASSLIPAYAANFYQDFDTTFGDGRVRILNNGELLTLSLDKASGSGFKSKNEYLFGNIDMQLKLVPGNSAGTVTAYYLTSQGPTWDEIDFEFLGNLSGDPYILHTNVFTKGKGNREQQFYLWFDPTADFHTYSILWNPQHIIFSVDGTPIRKFKNMEANGVAYPKNQPMRIYSSLWNADDWATRGGLVKTDWSQAPFTASYRNFNANACVWSSGTSSCDSKAQSTDNGWLTQELDSTGEERLRWVQKNYMIYDYCSDSKRFPQGFPPECNNTQQN
- the LOC131217230 gene encoding probable xyloglucan endotransglucosylase/hydrolase protein 23 — protein: MASSSSTNVLLMLPLLLLASSLIPAYAANFYQDFDSTFGDGRVRILNNGELLTLSLDKASGSGFKSKNEYLFGNIDMQLKLVPGNSAGTVTAYYLTSQGPTWDEIDFEFLGNLSGDPYILHTNVFTQGKGNREQQFYLWFDPTADFHTYSILWNPRHIIFSVDGTPIRKFKNMESNGIAYPKNQPMRIYSSLWNADDWATRGGLVKTDWSQAPFTASYRNFNANACVWSSGTSSCDSKAQSTENGWLNQELDSTGEERLRWVQKNYMIYDYCSDSKRFPQGFPSECNNTQQN